In Deinococcus sp. QL22, the following are encoded in one genomic region:
- a CDS encoding IS630 family transposase translates to MERGGRHCAVHGVLHPEKNAVQPHRKRQWCIAQLTAKFLCEMERVLDVYVRPYDECFPVLCFDEQPCFLIGDVMAPVPMEPGRVAKQDYEYERFGSGAVLLAVEPRTGRRFVKVCARRTAEEYTAFMEELERAYPAAVQITLVQDNLNTHHGGSFYKWMSPEQAHRLMGRFEWIYTPKHASWLNMAELEFSALQRQC, encoded by the coding sequence ATTGAACGTGGTGGACGGCATTGCGCCGTCCACGGTGTTCTACATCCTGAAAAAAACGCGGTCCAGCCGCACCGCAAAAGGCAGTGGTGCATCGCGCAGCTGACGGCAAAATTCCTGTGTGAGATGGAGCGTGTCCTCGACGTGTATGTCCGGCCCTACGATGAGTGCTTCCCGGTGTTGTGCTTCGATGAGCAGCCCTGTTTCCTGATCGGCGACGTGATGGCCCCGGTTCCAATGGAACCGGGACGAGTTGCAAAGCAAGATTATGAATACGAACGATTCGGGAGCGGCGCGGTGCTGCTCGCGGTGGAGCCTCGGACGGGTCGACGGTTCGTCAAGGTGTGTGCCCGACGAACGGCCGAGGAATACACGGCATTCATGGAGGAGCTGGAACGGGCCTACCCAGCAGCGGTACAGATCACCCTGGTGCAGGACAACCTCAATACCCATCATGGGGGCAGCTTCTACAAGTGGATGTCCCCAGAACAGGCCCACCGGTTGATGGGCCGATTCGAGTGGATCTACACGCCGAAACACGCCTCTTGGTTAAACATGGCGGAGTTGGAATTCAGCGCTCTTCAGCGGCAGTGTTGA
- a CDS encoding helix-turn-helix domain-containing protein codes for MPRPLLYKVDLSPEQEQTLKAITTKGTHKARVMTRAQILLMAHRQLGDLAIKEALGISVQMVQSIRKHFVLGGLDAALYDAPHTGRPAKFTGQDRAAITALACREAPTGHAQWSIRLLAEKAVELNVVDGIAPSTVFYILKKTRSSRTAKGSGASRS; via the coding sequence ATGCCTCGCCCTCTGCTGTACAAAGTGGATTTGAGCCCTGAGCAGGAACAGACTCTCAAAGCCATCACAACGAAAGGGACCCACAAGGCGCGGGTCATGACCCGCGCTCAGATCTTGCTGATGGCCCATCGGCAACTGGGTGATCTGGCGATCAAGGAAGCCCTGGGGATCAGTGTGCAGATGGTGCAGTCGATCCGAAAACACTTCGTGCTCGGAGGGTTGGACGCGGCGCTCTATGATGCCCCGCATACCGGCCGACCCGCGAAATTTACGGGCCAGGATCGGGCGGCCATCACGGCACTGGCGTGCCGTGAGGCCCCGACAGGCCATGCCCAGTGGAGTATTCGCCTGCTGGCTGAAAAAGCCGTGGAATTGAACGTGGTGGACGGCATTGCGCCGTCCACGGTGTTCTACATCCTGAAAAAAACGCGGTCCAGCCGCACCGCAAAAGGCAGTGGTGCATCGCGCAGCTGA
- the ftsH gene encoding ATP-dependent zinc metalloprotease FtsH produces the protein MKRPNWMWGLAASVVALLLLISVVTPRGRGTELPLTEFTDALNNSTVQTAVVSFQNNTAAISGVLDDGREYRTRTVAADPLIALTALQSAGVNVTYAQASRISALTVISALLTLALIGGLIVLLLRGRQGGGTDAASQFGKSKAAVIAEGQIKQTFADVAGCDEAKQDLQEVVEFLRHPERYHQLGARIPHGVLLVGPPGSGKTLLAKAVAGEAKVPYYSISGSDFVEMFVGVGAARVRDLFEQARKSAPCIVFIDEIDAVGRKRGVSLQGGNDEREQTLNQLLVEMDGFGSGQEVIILAATNRPDVLDAALLRPGRFDRQVVVDAPDVRGREMVLRIHARKKPLDASVDLALVARRTAGMVGADLENLLNEAALLAAREGRTRITGRDVDEARDRVLMGPERRSLVVREADRKVTAYHEVGHALAAQLLPHADKAHKLTVVPRGRSLGSALYTPEDRMHHTRAALLDLICVALAGHAAEDVATGQVTTGAANDFQKATSIARRMVTEWGMSGAGQLALAQDSSNYLGFGPQPSNYSDHTAQTIDTETALILNSQYDRAHALLTEHAHVLHRLTDELMIRESLSGDDVRTVLAGGLLPELEAPPISGGDGPAPSGELTPGPA, from the coding sequence ATGAAACGTCCCAACTGGATGTGGGGACTGGCGGCCAGCGTAGTGGCTTTGCTGCTGCTCATCAGTGTTGTTACGCCGCGTGGCCGGGGCACCGAACTGCCGCTCACCGAATTTACCGATGCCCTGAACAACAGTACGGTGCAGACGGCGGTGGTGTCGTTCCAGAACAATACGGCGGCCATCAGTGGCGTGCTGGACGACGGGCGTGAGTACCGCACCCGCACCGTAGCCGCTGATCCGCTGATTGCCCTGACGGCGTTGCAGTCGGCAGGCGTCAACGTGACCTACGCGCAGGCGTCCCGCATCAGCGCCCTCACGGTCATCAGTGCGCTGCTGACTTTGGCTCTCATTGGCGGCCTGATCGTGCTGCTGCTGCGTGGGCGGCAAGGCGGCGGCACCGATGCAGCCAGCCAATTTGGGAAGTCCAAAGCGGCGGTGATCGCGGAGGGCCAGATCAAGCAAACCTTTGCCGACGTGGCCGGGTGTGACGAGGCCAAGCAAGATTTACAAGAAGTCGTCGAATTCCTGCGCCACCCCGAGCGCTACCACCAACTCGGCGCACGCATCCCACACGGCGTGCTGTTGGTTGGCCCTCCCGGAAGTGGCAAGACCCTACTCGCTAAGGCTGTCGCAGGCGAAGCCAAAGTCCCCTACTACTCCATCTCCGGCTCAGACTTTGTGGAAATGTTCGTCGGCGTCGGTGCGGCCCGTGTCCGTGACCTGTTCGAGCAGGCGAGGAAGAGTGCGCCCTGCATCGTGTTCATCGACGAGATTGATGCTGTTGGACGCAAACGTGGCGTGAGTTTGCAAGGCGGGAATGACGAACGCGAACAGACGCTCAATCAACTGCTCGTCGAAATGGATGGTTTCGGCAGTGGACAGGAAGTCATTATTCTCGCGGCCACCAATAGGCCGGATGTTTTGGACGCCGCCTTACTTCGGCCCGGACGTTTTGACCGTCAAGTGGTGGTGGACGCGCCGGATGTGCGGGGGCGGGAAATGGTGCTGCGGATTCATGCCCGCAAGAAGCCGTTGGATGCCAGCGTTGATCTAGCATTGGTCGCCAGAAGAACGGCGGGGATGGTGGGGGCTGATCTCGAAAACCTGCTCAATGAAGCGGCATTGCTCGCCGCACGGGAAGGGCGCACGCGGATTACGGGGCGGGATGTGGACGAGGCGCGTGACCGGGTGCTGATGGGGCCGGAACGCCGCAGTCTCGTTGTGCGCGAAGCAGACCGCAAGGTGACCGCCTACCACGAAGTTGGACATGCCCTCGCCGCTCAACTGTTGCCCCACGCAGACAAGGCCCACAAGCTGACCGTCGTGCCGCGTGGCCGTTCTCTGGGTTCGGCCCTGTACACGCCCGAAGACCGGATGCATCACACCCGCGCTGCCCTGCTTGACCTGATTTGTGTGGCGCTGGCAGGACACGCCGCCGAAGACGTGGCCACCGGGCAAGTGACCACCGGAGCGGCCAACGATTTCCAGAAAGCGACCTCCATTGCCCGCCGCATGGTCACGGAATGGGGTATGTCGGGCGCGGGGCAACTGGCGCTCGCGCAGGACAGCAGCAACTACCTCGGCTTTGGCCCCCAGCCCAGCAACTACAGCGATCACACGGCCCAGACCATCGACACCGAAACGGCCCTGATTCTGAATTCGCAGTATGACCGCGCCCACGCCCTGCTGACCGAGCATGCCCACGTGCTGCACCGCCTGACCGACGAACTGATGATCCGCGAAAGCCTCAGCGGAGACGACGTGCGAACCGTGCTGGCAGGCGGCCTACTGCCGGAATTGGAAGCGCCGCCCATCAGCGGTGGCGACGGCCCCGCGCCCAGTGGAGAATTAACACCCGGCCCGGCGTAA
- the dnaK gene encoding molecular chaperone DnaK — MPKAVGIDLGTTNSVISVMEGGRPEVIVNAEGARTTPSVVAFKGDERLVGQIARRQAALNPQATIFEIKRFIGRRWDEVSQEAGRSPFKVKEGAGGSVRVDVNGKEYAPEQVSAEVLRKLVADASAKLGEKIVDVVITVPAYFDNSQREATKQAGEIAGLNVLRVINEPTAAALAYGLERKGNETVLVFDLGGGTFDVTILELGDGVFEVKSTSGDTHLGGADFDQRIVDWLATEFQKENSFDLRKDPQALQRLIEASEKAKIELSSGSETTVSLPFITFDPETRTPQHLERTLTRAKFEELTADLLRRVRHPVEQALADAKMTASDIDEVILVGGSTRIPAVKRIVKDITGKEPNESVNPDEAVALGAAVQAGIIMGDSSLGDIVLVDVTPLTLGVEVKGGMIAPMITRNTTVPAKKTEIYTTAANNQPGVEINVLQGERPMASDNKSLGRFNLEGIPPMAAGRPQIEVTFDIDANGILHVTAKEKTSGKEASIRIDNTTTLDKNDVEKMVKEAEQNAAADKVRKEKVEKRNNLDSLRVQALSQIEESAGAEQSAKDALKVAADEAEEAIRTDDDTKIADAQKNLEEALRTFMTAAQQAAPAADGGGVDLGKDKKDDDVIDADFKPAD, encoded by the coding sequence ATGCCAAAAGCAGTCGGAATCGATTTGGGAACCACCAACAGCGTTATTTCCGTGATGGAAGGCGGACGCCCCGAAGTGATCGTGAACGCCGAGGGCGCACGCACGACCCCCAGCGTCGTGGCGTTCAAGGGCGACGAGCGTCTGGTGGGTCAGATTGCCCGCCGTCAGGCCGCGCTGAACCCGCAGGCGACTATTTTTGAAATCAAGCGTTTTATTGGCCGCCGCTGGGATGAAGTGTCTCAGGAAGCGGGCCGCAGCCCCTTTAAGGTGAAAGAAGGAGCGGGCGGCAGCGTGCGGGTGGACGTGAACGGCAAGGAATACGCCCCCGAACAGGTCAGCGCGGAAGTGCTGCGGAAGCTGGTGGCCGACGCCAGTGCCAAACTGGGCGAGAAAATCGTGGACGTGGTCATCACCGTGCCCGCCTACTTCGACAACAGCCAGCGTGAAGCCACCAAGCAGGCGGGCGAAATTGCAGGCCTGAACGTGCTGCGCGTCATCAACGAGCCCACCGCCGCAGCTCTGGCCTACGGACTGGAGCGCAAGGGCAACGAAACCGTGCTGGTCTTCGACCTCGGCGGCGGCACCTTCGACGTGACGATTCTGGAACTGGGCGACGGCGTGTTCGAAGTGAAATCGACTTCGGGCGACACCCACCTCGGCGGCGCGGACTTCGATCAGCGCATCGTGGACTGGCTCGCCACCGAGTTTCAGAAGGAAAACAGCTTCGACCTCCGCAAAGACCCGCAGGCGTTGCAGCGCCTGATCGAAGCCTCAGAGAAGGCCAAGATCGAACTGTCCAGCGGCTCTGAAACCACCGTGTCCCTGCCCTTCATCACCTTCGATCCCGAAACGCGCACGCCTCAGCACCTGGAGCGCACGCTGACCCGCGCCAAGTTTGAGGAATTGACTGCTGATTTGCTGCGCCGCGTGCGTCATCCGGTCGAGCAGGCGTTGGCGGATGCCAAAATGACCGCCAGCGACATCGACGAAGTGATCTTGGTGGGCGGCTCGACCCGTATTCCTGCCGTCAAGCGGATCGTGAAGGACATCACGGGCAAGGAACCCAACGAGTCCGTGAACCCCGACGAAGCTGTGGCGCTGGGCGCTGCCGTGCAGGCGGGCATCATCATGGGCGACAGTAGCCTCGGCGACATCGTGCTGGTGGACGTGACCCCGCTGACGCTGGGCGTGGAAGTGAAGGGCGGCATGATCGCCCCGATGATCACGCGCAACACCACCGTGCCCGCTAAGAAGACCGAGATCTACACGACGGCGGCCAACAATCAGCCCGGCGTAGAAATCAACGTGCTGCAAGGCGAGCGCCCGATGGCGAGCGACAACAAGAGCCTGGGCCGCTTCAACCTCGAAGGTATTCCCCCGATGGCCGCCGGACGCCCGCAGATCGAAGTGACCTTCGACATCGACGCCAACGGCATTCTGCACGTGACGGCCAAAGAGAAGACCAGCGGCAAGGAAGCCAGCATCCGCATCGACAACACCACGACTCTCGACAAGAACGATGTAGAGAAGATGGTAAAGGAAGCCGAGCAGAACGCCGCCGCCGACAAGGTTCGCAAAGAGAAGGTGGAGAAGCGCAACAACCTCGACTCCCTGCGCGTGCAGGCCCTCAGCCAGATTGAGGAGAGCGCTGGAGCAGAGCAGAGCGCCAAAGACGCACTGAAGGTTGCTGCCGACGAGGCCGAAGAAGCCATCCGCACCGATGACGACACCAAGATTGCCGACGCCCAGAAGAACCTGGAAGAAGCACTCCGCACATTCATGACGGCGGCTCAGCAGGCCGCGCCCGCAGCAGACGGCGGCGGCGTGGACTTGGGCAAAGACAAGAAAGACGACGACGTGATCGACGCCGATTTCAAACCGGCTGACTGA